Part of the Phaeodactylum tricornutum CCAP 1055/1 chromosome 5, whole genome shotgun sequence genome is shown below.
AACGACCGACTTCGGCGCTAGTACAAGGGACACCAGGCCTCTTTGGACGCATTCTAGTTCAGATTATATCCAACTTAACGTCGAAGCCAAAGTCAAATTCTTTCTGGAGGGACTGATGAAGGACATGGGCTGCTTCATGTAGCTGTCAGTATGTCTTACAGTTTGGCCTCGAGGCTGTGAAGGAAGCTTTTTCGCTCTGCCGAATATAATCAATGTTCTTGGACAAGCTGGCAAATATCATTTTCTAATAGTattgtttttgtcgtttgtcCGCTGTCAGAAGCAATTGATATTTGGCCTCGTATATGGTAACACGACTCGCAGGCAATAAATTTCTACTGTGTAGAATGTACTGGATTCGTCGGCTTGAATGTGTGTGAAGAAAATACGATTCTCAACGTCTATGTATTTCGACGGGGCTTTGCAACGAGTCAACCCAGGCAGTCGCCTTTTCGACGGCGTGCAGCTTCCGCTTCCGCTTCTCCAAGCtcacaaaacaaaagacTTACGACAGTAAGTGATGAACGCACTTTAATCATCAGAATACACAAAATGGCAAGATTGACGACTTTCATACGCGTATGGTTCATTGGCCTTCTTCTTGCAGAAAAGGCGAGCGCGCAGGAAAAGTGCTTCGACGCGCCTCCGCTGGAGATTGAGAACAAGCACTTCTTCACTCTGGATGGAGCCTTCGTCCCAATCAGAGGCATTGCGTACTACCCGCGGCCAAATGCGGGCCCAAATGACAAGAACAATATTGATTTCTATACAGAAGAGTATCGCCACATGTGGGAGCGCGACGTGTCTCGCTTGAGAGAACTTAACGTGAACGCAATCAGAATCTACGCGGTGGATCCAGGTAAAAACCACGATGCCTTCATGTGTGCCTGCAAAAGCGCTGGAATTTATGTCATTATTGGACTAGGTGCAAACTGTGCCAATTGCTCCATTACATCAGCGCCTGCTCCAGCGTGTTACCCACCAGAGCTCAAAACTCGGGGAGAGTTCATAATAAGTGTCTTCTCCAAATACACAAACGTGCTAGGCTTCAGCGCTGGGAACGAAGTAGGACTATTGTTTGACGCTCTGAATGAACCGGAACGGAACGGTCCTTGTCAAAAAAAATCCATTCGAGATATGAGGGCCTTTATCCAGAGCTGCTCTACCATGCGAAAAATTCCTGTTGGATTAGCTGTTGCGGACGTCGAGAGAGAGCTAAATGCCGCCTACTATGGCTGCCGAAGCGATCCAGATGATAACTTAGAAAACGCAGAGTGGTACGGAATCAATACCTATCAACACTGCAACTCGCTACAGACAAATCCGCAAGAGCTAACTGGCTTTCAAAATCTTCTGCGGGACTTTTCTCAAATTGGCCTCAGCATTCCTGTCGTGCTCGCCGAGTATGGATGTATCAATGAATCGTTTTTGACAACCGGCGGATTCGAAGACCAACGTACTTTCCTGCAAGTCGAGACTCTGTTCTCTCCTGTCTATTTACAAGAGTTTACCGGGGGGTTCGTGTTTGAATACTCGATTGAACGCGTAAATGCAATGTCTCCATGGCCttttgaagagtttggaagtgGACGGTATGGTGTTGGCTACTTTGCGCCCGAAAACTGTGACGATATCAACATCACGTGCTCA
Proteins encoded:
- a CDS encoding predicted protein; its protein translation is MARLTTFIRVWFIGLLLAEKASAQEKCFDAPPLEIENKHFFTLDGAFVPIRGIAYYPRPNAGPNDKNNIDFYTEEYRHMWERDVSRLRELNVNAIRIYAVDPGKNHDAFMCACKSAGIYVIIGLGANCANCSITSAPAPACYPPELKTRGEFIISVFSKYTNVLGFSAGNEVGLLFDALNEPERNGPCQKKSIRDMRAFIQSCSTMRKIPVGLAVADVERELNAAYYGCRSDPDDNLENAEWYGINTYQHCNSLQTNPQELTGFQNLLRDFSQIGLSIPVVLAEYGCINESFLTTGGFEDQRTFLQVETLFSPVYLQEFTGGFVFEYSIERVNAMSPWPFEEFGSGRYGVGYFAPENCDDINITCSYVPTPEFENLSAAYAAVSVNTPPASSARSEVTECPEQFPALSSFDWSSDSVISRQCPQPVTVSCPVVPGCGSTMSPNTTLTAIPTSPISDSPSQIPSTSLPTISTALPTASTRVTTSPQPTDGIPLDAPSAAPSNRTPTQKPVLRSLPPFPSNSLTVGSSGKQRNHLESSFAFLLVAWFL